A stretch of the Candidatus Microthrix subdominans genome encodes the following:
- the rpoD gene encoding RNA polymerase sigma factor RpoD: MSIIEQVEATEWRGVIDEGRRRGSLTLDEVLSVLGVELTIDVLTEVEAALQPEGIRLDVEVHPDHTSDHTPDHRDRSVEPAEEVTVGGRSSGVIERPHRPSRAKQRTRSKSSSGESGGSGDSVRLYLSEIGQVSLIDGAEEVSLAKRIEAGLEADQRLAEVATEGSQDALGREQRVALERTRRDGEQAKSALTQANLRLVVSIAKRYAGRGMALLDLVQEGNLGLMRAVEKFDYTKGFKFSTYATWWIRQAITRAIADQARTIRIPVHMVESINKIHRYQRQLIQELEREPTVEELADKVDLTPTRVREILRMSQDPLSLDSPVGDEADTSLADFIPDAGADAPADLAAKQMLGEALVEALGDLDERERAVVRLRFGLEDGTIHTLEDVGRTFGVTRERIRQIESKTLAKLRNPNRSDRLRDYLEN; this comes from the coding sequence GTGTCGATCATTGAACAAGTAGAGGCAACGGAATGGCGAGGCGTGATCGACGAGGGCAGGCGGCGAGGCAGCCTGACGCTGGACGAGGTGTTGTCGGTTCTCGGGGTCGAACTCACCATCGATGTGCTCACCGAGGTCGAGGCGGCGCTGCAGCCGGAGGGCATCCGACTCGACGTTGAGGTTCATCCCGACCACACGTCCGACCACACGCCCGATCACCGGGACCGATCCGTCGAACCCGCTGAGGAGGTCACGGTGGGTGGGCGCAGCAGCGGGGTGATCGAGCGGCCCCATCGCCCAAGTCGCGCCAAGCAGCGTACGAGGTCGAAGTCATCGTCGGGCGAGTCGGGGGGTTCGGGCGACTCGGTCCGGCTCTACCTGAGCGAGATCGGCCAGGTGTCCCTGATCGACGGCGCCGAAGAAGTCTCGTTGGCCAAGCGCATCGAGGCTGGGCTCGAAGCCGATCAGCGACTCGCCGAAGTGGCGACCGAGGGGAGCCAGGATGCTCTTGGTCGGGAGCAACGCGTGGCGCTGGAGCGCACCCGTCGAGACGGCGAGCAGGCCAAGTCCGCCCTCACCCAGGCCAACCTGCGCCTGGTCGTGTCGATCGCCAAACGCTACGCCGGGCGGGGTATGGCGCTGCTCGACCTGGTGCAGGAGGGCAACCTGGGCCTCATGCGGGCGGTCGAGAAGTTCGACTACACCAAAGGGTTCAAGTTTTCCACCTATGCGACGTGGTGGATTCGTCAGGCGATCACACGGGCCATCGCCGACCAGGCACGCACGATCCGCATTCCGGTGCACATGGTCGAGTCGATCAACAAGATCCACCGCTATCAGCGCCAGCTCATTCAGGAACTCGAGCGTGAGCCGACCGTCGAGGAGCTGGCCGACAAGGTCGACCTCACCCCGACCCGGGTGCGCGAGATCCTGCGCATGAGCCAGGATCCGTTGTCGCTCGATTCGCCGGTGGGCGATGAGGCCGATACCTCGCTGGCCGACTTCATCCCCGACGCCGGTGCAGACGCCCCTGCGGATCTGGCCGCCAAGCAGATGCTGGGCGAGGCGCTCGTCGAGGCCCTCGGCGACCTCGACGAGCGGGAGCGGGCGGTGGTCCGGCTTCGCTTTGGGCTGGAGGACGGCACGATCCACACGCTGGAGGACGTGGGCCGGACCTTCGGCGTCACTCGGGAGCGCATCCGCCAGATCGAATCGAAGACGCTGGCCAAGTTGCGTAACCCCAACCGCTCCGATCGCCTTCGCGACTACCTGGAGAACTGA
- a CDS encoding ECF transporter S component — MTVVDARQRQRPVLSVGPQRAVNLRPRSVAVLALTSLVGVVAYVWPFLVGDPQAAAGTAHAQDAVVVMALLLPLLVLVTAIELGEGGFDARAVGLLGVLTAAGAALRMAGGGVSGFSPMFFLIVLAGSVLGSGFGFVLGATTMFASAIITGGIGPWLPFQMFGMAWIGAGAGWLPGRGTRAELWVAAAYGAVTGLLYGALLNLWSWPFAAAGAERISYQPGAGLAETLRRYWAFYLATSLGWDLTRAVGTVVMTLVLGPPVLLALRRAAKRAHFVHR, encoded by the coding sequence ATGACCGTCGTCGACGCACGTCAACGCCAGCGACCGGTGCTGTCGGTGGGGCCGCAACGGGCGGTCAACCTGCGCCCTCGCTCGGTGGCCGTGCTCGCCCTCACCTCCCTGGTCGGTGTGGTCGCCTACGTGTGGCCGTTTCTGGTCGGCGACCCTCAGGCGGCAGCCGGGACGGCACACGCCCAGGACGCAGTGGTCGTCATGGCGCTGCTGTTGCCCCTGTTGGTGTTGGTCACCGCCATCGAGTTGGGTGAGGGCGGGTTCGATGCCCGCGCCGTCGGGCTGCTCGGCGTGCTCACCGCTGCCGGCGCCGCCCTGCGCATGGCCGGCGGTGGAGTATCCGGGTTCAGCCCGATGTTCTTCCTGATCGTCTTGGCCGGTTCGGTGCTCGGCTCGGGGTTCGGGTTCGTGCTGGGGGCCACCACCATGTTCGCCTCGGCGATCATCACCGGTGGCATCGGCCCATGGCTGCCGTTTCAGATGTTCGGCATGGCCTGGATCGGCGCCGGTGCCGGGTGGCTGCCCGGCAGGGGTACCAGAGCCGAGCTGTGGGTGGCCGCCGCCTACGGCGCGGTCACCGGTCTGCTGTACGGGGCGCTGCTCAACCTGTGGTCGTGGCCATTTGCCGCCGCCGGAGCCGAGCGCATCAGCTATCAACCCGGCGCCGGACTGGCCGAGACCCTCCGACGTTATTGGGCGTTCTATCTGGCCACCTCGCTCGGATGGGACCTGACGCGCGCCGTCGGCACCGTGGTGATGACGTTGGTGCTTGGACCCCCGGTGTTGCTGGCGCTGCGCCGGGCCGCCAAGCGGGCCCACTTCGTGCACCGCTGA
- a CDS encoding ATP-binding cassette domain-containing protein, translated as MIRFDDVSFAYDDEAPVVLDRVDLTVPEGDLALVIGPTGSGKSTLLGAIPGLVPRFSGGVLAGTVTVDGVATSTAAPRDLASVVGYLPQRVDDSFVTDVVEDELAWTMEQLGLAPDVMRRRVEDTLDLLGLADLRNRPIATLSSGQRQRVAIGAVLTAQPRVLVLDEPTSALDPQAAEDVLAALTRLVGDLGLTIVCSEHRLERVVQYADSIIVVDGSGAVTHGPPDAQLAAAPVAPPVIELGRRLGWDPLPRSVRDARRAAAELRAKLPDEPPSRPDRARPPTPGAAPVVTVEDLWVRYGDHVALGGIDLELHPGEIVALMGRNGAGKSTLISTLGGGRAPDEGRVRIDGQDPRSLRGTEFLRRVGVVPSDPTLLLSATTVAEELSSADRETGTPHGATAAALGRLLPGIDPAAHPRDLSAGQRLGLALALVLAHEPMVLLLDEPTTGLDYRAKDALAAWLDELSERGTAVLLATHDVELVAEVAHRAIVLADGDIVADGPAVEVVTHSPTLSPQVARILHPLPYLTVDDVLAGIEAVR; from the coding sequence GTGATCCGCTTCGACGACGTTTCCTTCGCCTACGACGACGAGGCCCCGGTCGTGCTCGACCGCGTCGATCTGACCGTTCCGGAGGGCGACCTTGCGTTGGTGATCGGGCCGACCGGTTCGGGCAAGAGCACGCTGCTGGGAGCGATTCCGGGGCTGGTCCCCCGCTTCTCCGGGGGCGTGCTGGCCGGGACGGTCACCGTCGACGGCGTGGCCACGTCCACCGCCGCGCCACGCGACCTGGCCTCGGTCGTCGGCTACCTTCCCCAACGGGTGGACGACAGCTTCGTCACCGACGTGGTCGAAGACGAGCTGGCATGGACGATGGAGCAGCTCGGCCTGGCCCCCGACGTGATGCGTCGCCGGGTGGAGGACACCCTCGATCTGCTCGGGTTGGCCGACCTGCGCAATCGGCCGATCGCCACCCTGTCCTCGGGCCAACGCCAGCGGGTGGCCATCGGCGCCGTGCTGACCGCCCAGCCTCGGGTGCTCGTGCTGGACGAGCCCACCTCGGCGCTCGATCCCCAGGCGGCCGAGGACGTTCTGGCCGCCCTCACCCGACTGGTCGGCGACCTGGGGCTGACGATCGTGTGCTCGGAGCACCGGCTGGAACGGGTCGTGCAGTACGCCGACTCGATCATCGTCGTCGACGGGTCGGGCGCGGTCACCCACGGGCCACCGGACGCCCAACTGGCCGCCGCCCCGGTGGCGCCGCCGGTGATCGAGCTGGGTCGCCGCCTGGGCTGGGATCCGCTGCCCCGCTCGGTGCGCGACGCCCGTCGCGCCGCCGCCGAGCTGCGCGCCAAGTTGCCCGACGAACCGCCGTCACGCCCCGACCGGGCCCGACCGCCGACACCCGGCGCAGCGCCGGTGGTGACCGTCGAAGACCTGTGGGTCCGTTATGGCGACCATGTGGCGCTCGGTGGCATCGACCTGGAGCTGCACCCCGGCGAGATCGTCGCCCTGATGGGACGCAACGGCGCCGGTAAGTCCACGCTGATCTCGACGTTGGGCGGTGGCCGGGCCCCCGACGAGGGCCGAGTGCGCATCGACGGGCAGGACCCCAGGTCGCTGCGCGGCACCGAGTTTCTGCGCCGGGTCGGCGTGGTGCCATCCGACCCCACCTTGTTGTTGTCGGCCACCACCGTCGCCGAGGAGTTGAGCAGCGCCGACCGGGAGACCGGCACCCCGCACGGTGCCACCGCAGCGGCGCTCGGGCGCCTGCTGCCCGGCATCGACCCGGCTGCCCACCCCCGTGACCTGTCCGCCGGGCAACGCCTGGGTCTGGCGCTGGCACTGGTGCTGGCCCACGAGCCGATGGTGCTGCTGCTCGACGAGCCCACGACCGGGCTGGACTACCGCGCCAAGGACGCGCTCGCCGCCTGGCTGGACGAACTGAGCGAGCGGGGCACCGCCGTGCTGTTGGCCACCCACGACGTCGAGCTGGTGGCCGAGGTGGCGCACCGGGCAATCGTGCTGGCCGACGGCGACATCGTGGCCGACGGCCCGGCCGTCGAGGTGGTCACCCACTCCCCCACGCTGTCCCCCCAGGTGGCCCGCATCCTGCATCCGCTTCCGTACCTCACCGTCGACGATGTGCTCGCCGGGATAGAGGCCGTGCGATGA
- a CDS encoding energy-coupling factor transporter transmembrane protein EcfT yields MNDAGHPGAWWIWSLLVASAALRTTNVIVLALVIAVSTQVVVARSDPGSPWSRTQRYVLSFAVVIGVLRLGLVAAFAPRTPGTVLLTLPTLDLPTWMAGVTVGGPVTTGAMLTGIVESMRLIALLAAFTVPPSLVSPHRTVRALPDGVAELGVITTVALTVTPAAAEHVRRLAETRRLRGRPHRGLRGLKGSITAVLEGSFDHSLTLAASMDARGYGGRRPGEDPGTRRTAAALLIAAVVVASLGAFVLLNPGGSRLIGVGAMALGALFVTLALRGASTRSTRTRYRQMPWTRSDWILVAGGIAVLLGGIAQSRLDGVALLPSTNPPEMPQLPIVTMVALAIAYGCAVFSGGAAKLEPAVTP; encoded by the coding sequence ATGAACGACGCCGGTCACCCGGGCGCCTGGTGGATCTGGAGCCTGCTCGTCGCCAGCGCAGCGCTGCGCACGACCAACGTGATCGTCTTGGCGCTGGTGATCGCCGTCTCGACGCAGGTGGTCGTCGCCCGCTCCGATCCAGGCTCGCCCTGGTCCCGCACCCAACGCTATGTGTTGAGCTTCGCCGTCGTCATCGGCGTGCTCCGCCTGGGGCTGGTGGCGGCATTCGCGCCCCGTACCCCGGGCACGGTGCTGCTTACGCTGCCGACACTCGACCTGCCCACCTGGATGGCCGGCGTCACCGTCGGCGGACCGGTCACCACCGGTGCCATGCTGACCGGCATCGTCGAGTCGATGCGGTTGATCGCCCTGCTGGCCGCCTTCACCGTGCCCCCTTCGCTGGTCAGCCCACACCGCACGGTTCGGGCGCTGCCCGACGGCGTCGCCGAACTGGGCGTGATCACCACGGTGGCCCTCACGGTCACCCCGGCCGCCGCAGAACACGTCAGGCGCCTGGCCGAGACGCGGCGCCTGCGCGGGCGGCCCCACCGGGGCCTGCGAGGCCTGAAGGGTTCGATCACCGCTGTGCTCGAAGGCTCGTTCGACCATTCGCTGACGCTGGCCGCCTCGATGGATGCACGCGGGTACGGCGGGCGGCGACCCGGCGAGGACCCGGGCACCCGGCGCACCGCAGCGGCGCTGCTGATCGCTGCAGTCGTCGTCGCCTCGCTCGGCGCCTTCGTCCTGTTGAACCCGGGCGGATCGCGCCTGATCGGGGTCGGGGCGATGGCGCTGGGCGCACTGTTCGTCACCCTGGCCCTGCGGGGCGCCTCGACCCGCAGCACCCGCACCCGGTACCGGCAGATGCCCTGGACCCGGTCCGACTGGATCCTGGTCGCCGGCGGCATTGCGGTGCTGCTGGGTGGCATCGCCCAGTCCCGCCTGGACGGCGTGGCCCTGCTGCCGTCGACCAACCCGCCCGAGATGCCGCAACTGCCCATCGTCACCATGGTGGCGCTGGCGATCGCCTACGGCTGCGCCGTCTTCTCCGGCGGCGCAGCAAAGCTCGAACCGGCGGTTACGCCGTGA
- a CDS encoding LPXTG cell wall anchor domain-containing protein yields the protein MSSVTHNPERSTRLPAAMAVVAAVLLTISLISPAAAAPPKNPNQSAASWLASQVNADGALEGFTPGVADYGTTLQGIIGLAAAGAEGPTAQRMLDAVNGDIDTAVAPFGDDDPGRLSLAILANVALGEDPTDAGGVDLVTRLQATQRVAAPDIGLYGTGDPTYDGAFRQGLSLLALASLDIDDPAGEAWLTDQQCNTGSWVAYRSDTAVPCPAVDAASFSGPDTNSTALALLGLTAQGVTPDQDAQAWLTGVRTASGGWPYFGDASEPADASSSALVLTALRTATGTTDTDGLAALRTFQIPCEAEDPADIGGLFFQAQGDGSELPDNFSTAQGLWGLSEVEFPVIDAELADPVAPDCTVPPTTPTTPSTTPGSTAAVVPPTSAVTPTSDVTIPVESTTPPPSGDEAPSDVAVPVSGPAAEAVPTPPAAPYAAAAPAQPIQTVTATPTSTSFLANTGASPNLVLLAAAAMLGIGAAALLVRRRIGMR from the coding sequence ATGTCATCCGTTACCCATAACCCCGAACGCTCCACGCGACTCCCGGCCGCCATGGCCGTCGTCGCAGCGGTGCTGCTGACGATCAGCCTGATCAGCCCGGCCGCTGCGGCCCCACCAAAGAACCCCAACCAGTCGGCGGCCAGCTGGCTCGCCTCCCAGGTGAACGCCGACGGGGCGCTCGAGGGCTTCACCCCCGGCGTGGCCGACTACGGCACGACCCTGCAGGGCATCATCGGGCTGGCCGCCGCCGGCGCCGAAGGACCGACCGCTCAGCGGATGCTCGACGCGGTCAACGGCGACATCGACACCGCCGTCGCCCCGTTTGGCGATGACGACCCCGGCCGCCTGTCACTGGCCATCCTGGCCAACGTCGCCCTGGGTGAGGACCCGACCGACGCTGGCGGGGTCGACCTGGTCACACGCCTCCAGGCCACCCAGCGAGTAGCGGCGCCCGACATCGGCCTCTATGGCACCGGCGACCCCACCTACGACGGTGCGTTCCGCCAAGGGCTTTCGTTGCTCGCGCTCGCTTCGCTGGACATCGATGATCCCGCCGGCGAGGCCTGGTTGACCGATCAGCAGTGCAACACCGGCTCCTGGGTGGCCTACCGCTCCGACACCGCCGTGCCCTGCCCCGCCGTCGACGCCGCCAGCTTCTCCGGTCCCGACACCAACTCCACCGCGTTGGCCCTCCTGGGCCTGACCGCCCAGGGTGTGACCCCCGATCAGGACGCCCAAGCCTGGCTCACCGGCGTTCGGACGGCGTCGGGCGGGTGGCCGTACTTCGGCGATGCCTCCGAGCCGGCCGACGCCAGCTCCAGCGCATTGGTGCTCACCGCACTGCGGACCGCTACCGGCACGACCGACACCGATGGCCTGGCTGCCCTGCGCACCTTCCAGATCCCGTGTGAGGCCGAAGACCCCGCCGATATTGGTGGGCTGTTCTTCCAGGCACAGGGCGACGGCAGCGAACTGCCCGACAATTTCTCGACCGCCCAAGGCCTGTGGGGCCTGAGCGAGGTTGAGTTCCCGGTGATCGATGCCGAGCTGGCCGATCCCGTCGCCCCCGACTGCACCGTGCCACCCACGACGCCCACGACGCCGTCAACGACGCCTGGCTCGACCGCCGCCGTCGTCCCCCCGACCAGCGCGGTGACCCCGACGTCGGACGTGACCATTCCCGTCGAGAGCACGACTCCGCCGCCGAGCGGCGATGAGGCCCCGTCCGACGTGGCCGTCCCGGTGTCCGGTCCAGCCGCAGAGGCGGTGCCAACGCCGCCAGCTGCTCCCTACGCCGCTGCGGCGCCGGCCCAGCCCATCCAGACGGTCACAGCCACCCCGACGTCGACGAGCTTCCTGGCCAACACCGGTGCCTCGCCCAACCTGGTGTTGCTCGCCGCTGCAGCGATGCTGGGCATCGGCGCCGCCGCCCTGCTGGTCCGGCGTCGGATCGGCATGCGGTGA
- a CDS encoding methyltransferase domain-containing protein, translating to MAARREHKGGMETGAPPAGRRIADELGDEAHSFGALHGSARGSRNVQGRLDAMASLAPLSGERLLDVGCATGEYTNAMAPAFTHVDAIDVEIDRLALYTQDHPDNVSVHTQSVTSLEFADDTFDVVTMIEVLEHLPDVAGALAEIRRVLRPGGRLLLTTPNRWWPFEQHGIPIRGRRLPGPTMPGLTWVRPLHRRLCRTATFTRSELATLGETAGLRLTGVTYMMPPLDSLPEGHALHRLTERAEASPLRSLSQTLVACLEAD from the coding sequence ATGGCGGCACGGCGAGAACACAAGGGCGGCATGGAAACCGGCGCACCCCCGGCGGGACGACGCATCGCTGACGAGCTGGGAGACGAGGCCCACTCGTTCGGTGCCCTCCACGGATCGGCGCGGGGGTCCCGCAACGTTCAGGGGCGCCTGGATGCGATGGCCTCCTTGGCTCCGTTGTCGGGAGAGCGCCTGCTGGACGTGGGATGCGCCACCGGTGAGTACACCAACGCCATGGCACCGGCCTTCACACACGTCGACGCCATCGATGTCGAAATCGACCGCCTGGCCCTGTACACCCAGGACCACCCCGACAACGTCTCCGTGCACACCCAGTCGGTGACGTCGCTCGAGTTCGCCGATGACACCTTCGACGTGGTCACCATGATCGAGGTGCTGGAACACCTACCCGATGTGGCCGGTGCGCTGGCCGAGATCAGGCGGGTACTCCGCCCCGGCGGTCGCCTGCTGTTGACCACCCCCAACCGCTGGTGGCCCTTCGAACAGCACGGCATCCCCATCCGAGGCCGACGCCTGCCGGGGCCGACCATGCCGGGCCTCACCTGGGTGAGGCCCCTGCACCGTCGGCTGTGTCGCACCGCCACCTTCACCCGATCCGAGCTGGCGACCCTCGGTGAGACGGCCGGCCTTCGGCTGACCGGGGTGACCTACATGATGCCGCCGCTCGATTCGTTGCCCGAGGGTCACGCCCTCCACCGCCTGACCGAGCGGGCCGAGGCCTCCCCACTGCGTTCGCTGAGCCAGACCCTCGTCGCCTGCCTCGAAGCCGACTGA
- a CDS encoding acyltransferase, whose protein sequence is MATIRTHPTVQTERTSQASGLDALVDHTPPDRDRAIDAMRAIAIAVVVVWHTVMSLTYRKASGTFSMPNPLDEIPLGWAATWVLQVMPMFFIVGGFANARSWDSSRRRGDGAGHFVRTRIVRLARPVAYFLAAWLVVDAVSFALDPTRVSAFRWAFIAFVPLWFVGMYGLVCAAAPLMLGLHRRFGIGVVVGLLGVIAALEALRLGGDLAWVGVVTTPLVWLFVHQLGVLYAHSDLSSDRVCAAAVTVLGLVLIVLAVVFGPYDASMVATRGGSSNLLPTTAAIAFTAVFQLGLLGLVAPGLRRLAALRSVWKAVVTVNAFAMTILCWHMTGHLIALLAYERLGGTLAQQATAAWWATRPAWLLASLATTAAVTALFGRFELAARTS, encoded by the coding sequence ATGGCGACAATCCGGACCCACCCAACCGTCCAAACCGAGCGGACGTCCCAGGCATCCGGGCTGGATGCCCTGGTCGATCACACGCCGCCGGATCGGGACCGGGCGATCGACGCCATGCGGGCCATCGCCATCGCTGTCGTCGTCGTGTGGCACACGGTGATGTCGCTGACCTATCGCAAGGCGTCTGGCACCTTCTCGATGCCCAATCCGCTGGATGAGATCCCGCTGGGATGGGCGGCCACCTGGGTCTTACAGGTGATGCCGATGTTCTTCATCGTCGGTGGGTTCGCCAATGCCCGCAGCTGGGACAGCTCCCGGCGGCGGGGCGACGGCGCCGGTCACTTCGTCCGAACCCGCATCGTGCGCCTTGCCCGCCCGGTCGCCTACTTCCTCGCCGCGTGGCTGGTTGTCGACGCCGTCAGCTTTGCGCTGGACCCCACGCGGGTCAGCGCCTTTCGTTGGGCGTTCATCGCCTTCGTGCCGCTGTGGTTCGTTGGCATGTACGGCCTGGTGTGTGCTGCGGCGCCGCTGATGCTGGGGCTACATCGGCGCTTCGGGATCGGCGTGGTCGTCGGCTTGCTGGGCGTCATCGCAGCGCTCGAGGCGCTGCGCCTGGGTGGCGACCTGGCGTGGGTCGGCGTGGTGACCACGCCGCTGGTGTGGCTGTTCGTCCATCAGCTCGGCGTGCTCTACGCCCACAGCGACCTGTCGTCGGATCGGGTCTGCGCCGCCGCCGTGACCGTGCTGGGCCTGGTGCTGATCGTGCTGGCGGTGGTCTTCGGCCCGTATGACGCCTCGATGGTGGCCACCCGCGGTGGCAGCTCCAACCTGTTGCCAACCACCGCAGCGATCGCATTCACCGCCGTCTTTCAGCTCGGTCTGCTCGGCCTGGTCGCGCCGGGGCTTCGTCGCCTGGCTGCTCTGCGAAGCGTGTGGAAGGCGGTCGTCACCGTGAACGCCTTTGCCATGACCATCCTGTGTTGGCACATGACCGGACACCTGATCGCCCTGCTGGCGTACGAGCGCTTGGGCGGCACGTTGGCACAGCAGGCGACGGCTGCCTGGTGGGCGACCCGGCCGGCATGGCTGCTTGCATCGCTGGCGACGACCGCCGCGGTGACGGCGCTGTTCGGCCGCTTCGAGCTGGCGGCCCGGACGTCGTGA
- the aqpZ gene encoding aquaporin Z, translated as MFDPKALAAEIIGTFWLVLGGCGAAVLAADFGTGANGTSLGIGFLGVAFAFGFAVLTGAYAVGHVSGGHFNPAVTIGLVVGGRFEAVKAIGYVIAQVIGATIAAGTIYLIASGKAGWEIGDGAGAFASNGYGDLSPGGYSLASAFLVEVVLTAVFLIVILGATAKRAAAGMGGLAIGLSLTLIHLISIPVTNTSVNPARSTSQAIFAGTEQLGQLWMFWVAPILGAAIGALIHRYFVGDREDVIVPTIAGEPAAR; from the coding sequence ATGTTCGACCCCAAGGCGCTCGCCGCCGAAATCATTGGAACGTTCTGGTTGGTCTTGGGCGGCTGTGGTGCCGCCGTGCTGGCAGCCGACTTTGGCACCGGCGCGAACGGAACCAGCCTGGGCATCGGATTTCTAGGCGTGGCATTCGCCTTCGGTTTTGCCGTGCTGACCGGGGCCTACGCTGTCGGGCACGTGTCCGGCGGCCACTTCAACCCGGCGGTGACGATCGGCCTGGTGGTCGGTGGCCGCTTCGAAGCGGTGAAGGCCATCGGCTACGTGATCGCCCAGGTCATCGGCGCAACGATCGCCGCCGGGACGATCTACCTGATCGCCTCCGGGAAGGCCGGCTGGGAGATCGGCGACGGGGCGGGCGCATTCGCCTCCAACGGCTACGGCGACCTGTCGCCCGGCGGTTACTCCCTTGCCTCTGCCTTTCTGGTCGAGGTCGTGCTGACCGCGGTGTTCCTCATCGTCATCCTGGGCGCAACGGCCAAGCGCGCCGCCGCCGGCATGGGCGGGTTGGCCATCGGCTTGAGCCTCACGCTCATCCACCTGATCTCGATTCCGGTGACCAACACCTCGGTCAACCCGGCCCGCTCCACCTCGCAGGCGATCTTCGCCGGGACCGAGCAGCTGGGCCAGCTGTGGATGTTCTGGGTGGCCCCGATCCTCGGCGCCGCCATCGGCGCGCTGATCCATCGCTACTTCGTCGGGGACCGCGAGGACGTGATCGTGCCGACGATCGCCGGTGAGCCGGCCGCCCGCTAG
- a CDS encoding DUF2510 domain-containing protein: MERTFRGISVVGERILYRDADHALLGARASVKTPAALRRDVSAGRLVLDEADLELMDHRGAAKGLFLVIVGEAFVMVVPVPIRKGSDARTFASRLNTAANRLALADDEPPVSEVSTMAERYSAGSSAGSKVSAPRFDGAESTIAVVSHKPMETSNMVASTPRSTSTPRAATTATAAGWFTDPTGRFTYRYWDGQSWTEHVDRNGMRSRDPIVRRPSGAGAGVNLTETIASMFGAQPPR; the protein is encoded by the coding sequence ATGGAACGCACCTTTCGCGGCATCAGTGTCGTCGGCGAGCGGATCCTCTACCGCGACGCCGATCACGCCCTCCTCGGCGCCCGCGCCTCGGTGAAGACCCCGGCGGCGCTGCGCCGTGACGTGTCGGCCGGCCGTCTGGTCCTCGACGAAGCCGACCTCGAGCTGATGGACCACCGAGGCGCCGCCAAAGGCCTCTTCCTGGTCATCGTCGGCGAGGCGTTCGTCATGGTGGTGCCGGTGCCGATCAGAAAGGGCTCGGACGCCCGCACGTTTGCCTCGCGTCTCAACACCGCCGCCAACCGCCTGGCGCTGGCCGACGACGAACCCCCGGTCAGCGAAGTCTCGACCATGGCCGAGCGGTACAGCGCCGGTTCGAGCGCCGGATCGAAGGTATCGGCGCCGAGGTTCGACGGTGCCGAGAGCACCATTGCGGTCGTCTCCCACAAGCCGATGGAGACCAGCAACATGGTGGCGAGCACCCCGAGGTCGACGAGCACGCCACGGGCGGCAACCACCGCCACGGCCGCAGGGTGGTTTACCGACCCGACCGGCCGATTTACCTACCGGTACTGGGATGGACAGTCCTGGACCGAACACGTCGACCGTAACGGTATGAGAAGCCGGGACCCGATCGTGCGACGCCCATCGGGAGCGGGCGCCGGGGTGAACCTGACCGAAACGATCGCCTCGATGTTCGGAGCCCAGCCACCGCGCTGA
- a CDS encoding NUDIX hydrolase: MLTALHRLALGAFRLLPTPARRLVVRSLSPTFTAGAIAVVLDVDDRMLLVRQVYRGRWGLPGGLMQRGEVPLGAMLREVSEEVAMAVVVQGEPEVVLDPEPRRIDIVFLARPADRSIEPKPASVEIDALRWVTPDDFPSIQMETAMALERLHAAGRLPEQWHRVASTAVATWRASVATD, encoded by the coding sequence ATGCTGACCGCCCTGCACCGCCTGGCGTTGGGCGCTTTCCGCCTGTTGCCGACACCGGCCCGCCGGTTGGTGGTGCGTTCGTTGTCGCCCACGTTCACCGCCGGGGCGATCGCGGTGGTGCTCGACGTTGATGACCGAATGTTGTTGGTCCGCCAAGTCTACCGGGGACGCTGGGGGCTGCCCGGCGGCCTGATGCAACGCGGCGAAGTGCCGCTGGGGGCAATGCTGCGCGAGGTGAGCGAAGAGGTGGCCATGGCCGTCGTGGTGCAGGGCGAGCCCGAGGTGGTGCTCGACCCGGAGCCGCGTCGGATCGACATCGTTTTTCTCGCTCGTCCGGCCGACCGGTCGATCGAGCCCAAGCCGGCCTCGGTGGAGATCGATGCGCTGCGGTGGGTGACACCCGACGACTTTCCTTCGATCCAGATGGAGACGGCCATGGCCCTGGAGCGTTTACACGCGGCCGGGCGGCTTCCCGAGCAGTGGCACCGGGTGGCCTCGACCGCAGTGGCGACGTGGCGGGCGTCGGTGGCCACCGACTGA